The DNA sequence CGCGCTCCAGCCGCTCGATCAGCGCCTTGTCGGATGAAGCGCGACGGGCGATGACATCGGGCTTGATCGACTCCGCCTGGGTGGTGCAGGCGACCATGCTGATAACCCCCAGACAGGCGCGCGGATCATTGCCGCCGGTCTGGATGTCCAGCGTGCCGCGCAACAGCCGTTCGGCCACCCCCCGCGCGGTCGGTGCGTCCAGCGCAGAGCGCATATAGCAGAGCTTGTCGCGCTCATAGAGGTCGAGCGCCTTGTGAAACAGCGCTTCCTTATTGCCGAAACAGGCATAAAGGCTGGGTTTGGTGATGCCCATCGCCTCGGTCAGGTCGGCCAGCGACGCCCCCTCATACCCTTTGGCCCAAAAGACCTGGAGGGCAGCCGCAAGCGCTTCCTCAGGATCAAATTCCCTCGGTCGTCCTCTCGTGACAGGCTCGGCTACGCTTTTCATACCGATCGGTATATAGGTGGAGCGGGTCCGCTTGTCCACCGCCGCCGACGCCTTCATTAATTTCGTATATATGATATATACATAATTGCGAAATAATGCCAGCATAGCCGCATCAGGAGGAGGATCGCCATGCCCATAGCCACCACCCATGTCGGCAGCCTGCCGCGCGGCGACGCGCTGACCCCGCTGCTGCTGGCCCGCGACAAGGGTGAAGCCTATGACGCCGCGGCCTTCGACGCCACGGTCCAGGGCGCAGTGACCGATGCGGTCGCGCAACAGCGTGCGGCCGGCGTCGATATCGTCAGCGACGGCGAACTGGGCAAGGTCGGCTATTCCACCTATATGATCGAACGGCTGTCAGGCTTTGGCGGCCATATCGACCGCAAACCCGCCGCCGATCTCGCCCCGCTGCCCGAATTGCGGCAGAAACTCGCAGCCATCATGGGGTCACAGGAATTTACCCGTGCCTCCTGCATCGGGCCGGTGCGGTTGGTGACGCTCGACCCGCTGCATGAGGATATCAGGCGATTCAAGGCCGCGCTGGCCGATCATCCGGGCGGCCGCGCCTTCATGAATGCCGCCTCCCCCGGCCTCATCACCGCCTTTCAGGTCAATCGCCACTATCCCAGCCATGACGCCTATCTGGCCGATCTGATCGATGCGATGCGTGAAGAATATGAAACGATCGTAGCGGCGGGATTCGACCTGCAACTCGATTGCCCCGACCTCGCCATGTCGCGCCACACCGGCTATCAGGAGGCAAGCGAGGAAGAATTTCTGAAGATCGCCGCCGCCAATGTCGCGGCGCTCAACGCCGCCACCGTCAATATCCCGCCGGAGCGGATGCGGATGCATATCTGCTGGGGCAATTATGAAGGGCCGCACGATCATGACATTCCGCTGGAAAAGGTGATCGACATCATTCTGTCCGCCCGCCCCGCGACGGTTCTGTTCGAAGGTGCCAATCCGTGCCACGAACATGAATGGACGGTCTGGCGCGACGCGGCCGATCGGGGGGCGCTGCCCGACGACAAGATATTGGCCCCCGGCCTGATCGACACCTGTTCCAACTATGTCGAACATCCCGAACTGATCGCCCAGCGGATCGAGCGCTTCGCCAGCATCGTCGGCAAGGAGCGGGTGATTGCCAGCACCGATTGCGGCTTCGGCACCTTCGCCGGATATGGCAAGATCGACCCGGCCGTGACCTGGAAGAAGCTGCGGTCGCTGCGCGCCGGCGCCGACATTGCGGACGCCCGGCTGTGACGGAGGAACAGCGTCGCGCGATCGAGCAGGATTGCGCCCGACTGGTCGCGCTCTACGCCAACCTCAATGACGCTGGCCGATGGCCGGATGTCGCGGCGCTCTACGCGCCCGATGGCCGGATGGCGCGCCCAACCGCGCCCGACGACTGGGTCGCGGGGCGCGACGCGATCCTGGCCGCCTTCCTTGCCCGACCAGCGCGGACCACCCGCCATGTCTGTTCCAACATCGTCATCGACGTGGTGGACGACACCCATGCGCGGGGCGAAAGCGCGATGCTGTTGTTCACCGGCGATGCTGCGCCTAAGGTCGGCAGCTTTAACGATGTTTTCGTCCGCACGGACGCAGGCTGGCGTTTTGCCGAAAGGCGCGGCAGCCTGATCTTCTAGGGGGTATTGCCGGCCATGAATGGGACCACGCCGTCCACCGTCAAATCGGCGATGCGCACCATCGATATCATCGAATATGTCGTCGCGCGTCCCGCCGGCGTCGTGGCGCAGGAAATTGCGGCAGGCCTCGCCATTCCGGTCAGCAGCCTGTCCTATCTGCTCGCGACGCTGGTGGAGCGCCAGTATCTGGCGCGCGACGGCCGCCGCTACCTGCCCGGCCCGGCACTGGAGCGGCTGGCCTCACCCCGCATCGCCATGTCGCTGGCCGACAAGGTGCGGCCGCTGGTCAAGTCGCTGCGGTTGCAGATCAACGAAACGGCGTCCTTCTTCGTTCGCGACGGCTGGCATCTGGAGGCGATCGTCACCGAGACGGCGGAACAGTCGCTCCGCTATTCGATCAGCG is a window from the Sphingobium sp. CAP-1 genome containing:
- a CDS encoding TetR/AcrR family transcriptional regulator → MKSVAEPVTRGRPREFDPEEALAAALQVFWAKGYEGASLADLTEAMGITKPSLYACFGNKEALFHKALDLYERDKLCYMRSALDAPTARGVAERLLRGTLDIQTGGNDPRACLGVISMVACTTQAESIKPDVIARRASSDKALIERLERARAEGDLPAGIEPAAIATYLTAILQGMGVQASGGATRAQLEQLMETTLAMWPTA
- a CDS encoding cobalamin-independent methionine synthase II family protein, which produces MPIATTHVGSLPRGDALTPLLLARDKGEAYDAAAFDATVQGAVTDAVAQQRAAGVDIVSDGELGKVGYSTYMIERLSGFGGHIDRKPAADLAPLPELRQKLAAIMGSQEFTRASCIGPVRLVTLDPLHEDIRRFKAALADHPGGRAFMNAASPGLITAFQVNRHYPSHDAYLADLIDAMREEYETIVAAGFDLQLDCPDLAMSRHTGYQEASEEEFLKIAAANVAALNAATVNIPPERMRMHICWGNYEGPHDHDIPLEKVIDIILSARPATVLFEGANPCHEHEWTVWRDAADRGALPDDKILAPGLIDTCSNYVEHPELIAQRIERFASIVGKERVIASTDCGFGTFAGYGKIDPAVTWKKLRSLRAGADIADARL
- a CDS encoding nuclear transport factor 2 family protein; protein product: MTEEQRRAIEQDCARLVALYANLNDAGRWPDVAALYAPDGRMARPTAPDDWVAGRDAILAAFLARPARTTRHVCSNIVIDVVDDTHARGESAMLLFTGDAAPKVGSFNDVFVRTDAGWRFAERRGSLIF
- a CDS encoding IclR family transcriptional regulator; its protein translation is MNGTTPSTVKSAMRTIDIIEYVVARPAGVVAQEIAAGLAIPVSSLSYLLATLVERQYLARDGRRYLPGPALERLASPRIAMSLADKVRPLVKSLRLQINETASFFVRDGWHLEAIVTETAEQSLRYSISVGTRSPLHCLAAGKALLATLSDAELDAYFTQTPLDSFTPSSITDAGRLRAELAEVRATGIGRTREEYTPGICGLGMAVMVDGVATGAFAVAIPVPRFSEELEARAIARLQQAVGLFVAAESPAG